AAATCTCCAACTTTGAAATTATCTCCGATATCTAAATCTGAAATGTCAGCTTCTATAGACTCTAGCATATCTGTTGGCAGACTCTCGATGGTTATTTCATCCGTCTGATATACAACCAATCCTCCGGATTTTTCAGCAGCCTCCCTACCAATAAGTCTTATAGGAACTATAGATTCTATCATTTGATCCATAGATATTTTCTGAAAATCTATATGTAGATAATCATTCTTCAATAAATCAAACTGAACTTCTTTTATTATAGTCTGGTGAACCTGACTATCATCTATATTTAAATCGATTACAGCTGCCTTTCCATGTTTAGAATAAATATCCCTGAAATCAGAACGCTTTACACTTATTCCTGTTGGCTCAATATCTTTGCCATAAACCACCGCAGGAATATACCCCTCATTTCTAACCTTGCTTAATACACTTTTCACACCAGTTTTTCTGGTTTTAGCGTCTATCTTTAATTTTTCCATATATATAACCTCCCTGAGAAACATCGGTTCCTTTATCTCTTTGTTTTTTAAATACTAAATAATTATAGCATAAATAAAAAATGTTAGCAAATCATGTAATATCGATAGTTTCGACATTTTTTACAGCATCTGTCACCATTTTATCCACATCCAACACCTGTTCAGATTTCTCGATTTTATCCAGTCTAGGCTTTGTGACTGGGTTTTTGGGGACAAAGACTGTACAACAATCTTGATATGGTAATATAGAGGTTTCATATGTTCC
Above is a genomic segment from Clostridia bacterium containing:
- a CDS encoding 50S ribosomal protein L25 translates to MEKLKIDAKTRKTGVKSVLSKVRNEGYIPAVVYGKDIEPTGISVKRSDFRDIYSKHGKAAVIDLNIDDSQVHQTIIKEVQFDLLKNDYLHIDFQKISMDQMIESIVPIRLIGREAAEKSGGLVVYQTDEITIESLPTDMLESIEADISDLDIGDNFKVGDLTIPEGVTVLTDPEEVIAIVTEPEEEEVEETEEDVVDTEETEEDADATDDVENTDQ